The Methanothrix soehngenii GP6 genome has a window encoding:
- a CDS encoding HVO_0476 family zinc finger protein, whose product MLEDQIFCPACGTDTDHTLIKSGQENLVRCDDCGTVHPVEVKRVRLVNLKVIVNWDDRALPHFITIRANELLNVGDELLVDDPTKDVVMTQITSLETDRRVRSALAETVKTVWARATDEVPLRITVFRGGKSHPLKITVPGDELLEVGEKRRVENFQFIIVKIKLRGEGFADAAEAKNIVRVWGREI is encoded by the coding sequence ATGCTTGAAGATCAGATCTTCTGCCCAGCCTGCGGCACGGATACCGACCATACCCTGATTAAATCCGGACAGGAGAACCTAGTTCGCTGCGATGACTGCGGAACTGTTCATCCGGTTGAGGTGAAACGGGTGCGTTTGGTCAACCTCAAGGTGATAGTCAATTGGGATGACCGCGCTCTGCCCCATTTTATAACCATCCGGGCAAATGAGTTGCTGAACGTCGGAGATGAGCTTTTGGTGGACGATCCAACAAAGGATGTGGTGATGACCCAGATCACTTCTCTGGAGACGGATCGCCGTGTCAGGAGCGCTCTTGCCGAGACTGTGAAGACCGTCTGGGCAAGGGCTACGGACGAGGTGCCGCTGAGGATAACCGTATTTCGAGGGGGCAAGAGCCATCCCCTTAAGATCACAGTTCCGGGAGATGAGCTTCTGGAGGTGGGCGAGAAAAGGAGGGTGGAGAACTTCCAGTTCATCATAGTCAAGATCAAGCTGCGTGGAGAGGGATTTGCCGACGCAGCTGAGGCCAAAAACATCGTTCGGGTTTGGGGACGGGAGATCTGA
- a CDS encoding RNA-guided endonuclease InsQ/TnpB family protein — protein MFAQRTLQIVIEPDESLIKTLDSFTQICNSISKTAWNSGKPLKALDLHRRVYDNIKGTVSSQLTCTSIRLTAGAYASAKKNGHDLDHPFNWHRPFALFLVGKRGRDASFMRDGLLSISTIDGRKHIKYTVPYAFREEFCNATEIDSIIVKNLGDKIIGYVAYTIEFPDVEGIHPVGIDLNETNAIVAVDADGNELFISGLDRKIKNKRTSKTIKRLQRKLAQRKAEGKNTRSVVRDLKRLRAKRSRRTKDFCNCASKELIEWAPDNCVLVFEDLNFGQGKHGSKAWDRRFSVWPRGMIFNMTSYKIQGKGIVAKVDPRNTSKNCSRCGLPGTRKRHSFNCPKCGFSIHADLNAAYNIRNRFTSSRASEDQSVSSEASI, from the coding sequence ATGTTTGCTCAAAGAACCTTGCAGATAGTTATCGAGCCGGATGAATCTCTCATCAAGACTCTCGATAGCTTTACTCAGATATGCAATAGCATATCTAAGACTGCCTGGAACTCCGGTAAACCTCTTAAAGCTCTGGATCTGCATCGCAGAGTCTACGATAATATCAAAGGAACCGTATCTAGCCAGCTCACCTGCACAAGCATCAGGCTTACTGCTGGTGCTTATGCTTCTGCCAAAAAGAACGGACACGACTTGGATCATCCTTTCAACTGGCATCGGCCTTTTGCCCTCTTTCTTGTAGGAAAGAGGGGGCGTGATGCCAGTTTCATGAGAGATGGTCTCCTGAGCATTTCTACAATCGATGGCAGGAAACACATTAAGTACACGGTTCCTTATGCATTTAGGGAAGAATTCTGTAATGCCACTGAGATCGATAGCATCATAGTCAAGAATCTTGGAGACAAGATTATTGGTTATGTAGCCTATACAATTGAATTTCCTGATGTTGAGGGGATTCACCCAGTTGGAATCGATCTCAACGAGACTAACGCTATTGTGGCTGTCGATGCAGATGGTAACGAGCTTTTTATAAGCGGCCTGGATCGGAAAATCAAGAACAAGCGCACTTCTAAGACGATCAAGCGACTTCAGAGAAAGCTTGCTCAACGAAAGGCAGAGGGAAAGAATACTCGAAGTGTTGTTCGAGACCTCAAACGGCTGAGAGCTAAGCGATCTCGTAGAACTAAGGATTTCTGCAATTGCGCTTCTAAGGAATTGATCGAATGGGCTCCTGATAATTGTGTTCTTGTCTTCGAGGATCTTAATTTCGGTCAAGGCAAGCATGGATCTAAGGCTTGGGACAGACGGTTCTCCGTCTGGCCTCGTGGTATGATATTCAATATGACCAGCTATAAGATCCAAGGAAAGGGCATAGTTGCTAAAGTCGATCCTAGGAACACTTCCAAGAACTGCTCTAGGTGTGGTCTTCCTGGGACCAGGAAGCGACATTCCTTCAATTGCCCTAAGTGTGGATTCTCGATTCATGCAGACCTCAATGCCGCTTATAATATTCGAAACAGATTTACTAGCTCAAGGGCTAGTGAGGATCAGTCAGTATCCTCTGAAGCCTCGATATAA
- a CDS encoding protein-L-isoaspartate O-methyltransferase, with protein MEPGKRLLDGMRGRINESVLKAMARVPRDRFVPAQLRDRAYEDLPLPIGFGQTISAPHMVAIMCDLLDVRPGMKILEVGGGSGYHAAVLAALAGPEGQVFSVERMPDLALAARKNLQAAGIAGVTVVEGDGSLGLPEHAPYDRISVAASAPRVPEPLKEQLRVGGKLILPVGETSQELVLVTRKNGFAVEEKMGVIFVPLIGKEGFGERQI; from the coding sequence ATGGAACCAGGCAAAAGGCTTCTTGACGGCATGCGAGGCAGGATAAATGAATCAGTCCTGAAAGCCATGGCCCGCGTTCCCAGAGATAGATTCGTTCCCGCGCAGCTTCGAGATAGGGCTTATGAGGACCTCCCCCTGCCCATAGGATTTGGCCAGACCATCTCCGCCCCACATATGGTGGCTATAATGTGCGACCTTCTTGATGTCAGGCCGGGAATGAAGATCCTGGAGGTGGGCGGTGGAAGCGGCTACCATGCGGCCGTGCTGGCAGCTCTTGCAGGTCCCGAGGGCCAGGTCTTCTCTGTGGAGAGGATGCCTGATCTCGCTCTTGCCGCCAGAAAAAATCTGCAGGCGGCAGGAATTGCAGGTGTCACCGTGGTTGAGGGCGACGGCAGCCTGGGCCTTCCAGAGCATGCTCCCTACGATAGAATCAGCGTTGCAGCATCAGCTCCCAGAGTTCCCGAACCCCTAAAAGAGCAGCTCCGGGTGGGAGGCAAGCTGATACTTCCGGTTGGAGAGACATCACAGGAGCTGGTCTTAGTCACCAGGAAGAACGGCTTTGCCGTGGAGGAAAAGATGGGAGTGATCTTCGTCCCCCTCATCGGCAAAGAGGGGTTTGGAGAACGGCAGATTTGA
- the gpmI gene encoding 2,3-bisphosphoglycerate-independent phosphoglycerate mutase — protein MRPIAIIIMDGFGISPTQEGNAIAHARKPNLERLWKEYPTTTLKASGLAVGLPRGQMGNSEVGHLNLGGGRIVYQDLTRISLAVEKGTFASNPVLHEAMNLARKGGSKLHLIGLLSDGGVHSHITHLYALLEMARSMDLSRVFVHAILDGRDVPPRSALGYFRDLEEKFSQTGTGSTATVSGRYYTMDRDRRWERVEKAYRCLVYGEGLRADSAEEAVRKGYDRGENDEFIMPTVVDDKGMVDDGDSIIFFNFRPDRAREITRAFVDKDFQEFATKPIRVHYTCMTQYDATLNAPVAYPAENLIDTLGEVVSRAGLKQLRIAETEKYAHVTYFFNGGKEEVNPGEDRVLIPSPKVATYDLQPQMSAYEVRDELLARLDSGRYDLVVLNFANPDMVGHTGIFEAAVKAVEVVDGCVGEIVNRILSLGGAVLLTADHGNAEKMQDSDTGQPHTAHTTNPVPISLITSDRKSYRLREDGILADVAPTALELMHIPQPEAMTGRTLINLRSIL, from the coding sequence ATGAGGCCAATAGCGATAATAATCATGGACGGCTTCGGCATAAGCCCCACCCAGGAGGGAAATGCCATTGCTCATGCCCGCAAACCCAACCTGGAGCGATTGTGGAAGGAATATCCCACCACCACCCTCAAGGCATCCGGCCTGGCGGTGGGTCTGCCCCGAGGCCAGATGGGAAACTCCGAGGTGGGACACCTCAACCTGGGCGGGGGAAGGATCGTCTATCAGGACCTGACCAGGATCAGCCTGGCGGTGGAGAAGGGCACATTTGCCAGTAATCCCGTTCTGCATGAGGCCATGAATCTGGCCCGGAAGGGGGGCAGTAAGCTTCACCTGATCGGCCTTCTCTCCGACGGTGGGGTGCACAGCCACATCACTCACCTTTACGCCCTCCTGGAAATGGCAAGATCCATGGATCTCTCCCGGGTATTCGTGCATGCCATTTTAGATGGCCGGGATGTGCCTCCACGCAGCGCTCTTGGCTATTTCCGGGATCTGGAGGAGAAATTCTCTCAGACGGGCACCGGCAGCACGGCCACTGTGAGCGGCCGCTACTACACCATGGACAGGGACCGCCGCTGGGAGAGGGTAGAGAAGGCCTACCGCTGCCTGGTTTATGGCGAGGGTCTGCGGGCGGACAGCGCAGAAGAGGCGGTCAGAAAGGGATACGATCGGGGGGAGAACGACGAGTTCATCATGCCCACAGTGGTGGATGATAAGGGCATGGTGGATGATGGGGATAGCATCATATTCTTCAACTTCCGGCCGGACAGGGCCCGAGAGATAACCCGCGCTTTTGTGGATAAGGATTTTCAGGAGTTCGCCACCAAACCGATCCGGGTCCATTACACCTGCATGACCCAGTATGATGCCACCCTGAACGCACCGGTGGCCTATCCAGCGGAGAACCTCATTGATACCCTGGGAGAGGTGGTCAGCCGGGCAGGATTAAAGCAGCTGAGGATAGCTGAGACTGAGAAGTATGCCCATGTCACCTACTTTTTCAATGGGGGAAAGGAAGAGGTCAATCCGGGAGAGGATCGGGTGCTGATACCCTCGCCGAAAGTGGCAACCTACGACCTGCAGCCCCAGATGAGCGCTTATGAGGTCCGGGACGAGCTCCTTGCCCGTCTCGATTCCGGCCGGTATGATTTGGTCGTACTCAATTTCGCCAATCCGGATATGGTCGGCCATACCGGCATATTTGAGGCAGCGGTGAAGGCAGTGGAAGTGGTGGACGGCTGCGTGGGTGAGATCGTTAACCGGATACTGAGCCTGGGCGGAGCGGTCCTTCTGACCGCAGATCATGGCAATGCAGAGAAGATGCAGGATTCCGATACAGGCCAGCCCCATACTGCCCATACCACCAATCCGGTGCCCATCTCTTTGATCACCTCTGACCGGAAAAGCTACCGCTTGCGAGAGGACGGAATTTTGGCTGATGTGGCACCGACTGCATTGGAGCTAATGCATATTCCCCAGCCCGAGGCCATGACCGGAAGGACTCTCATAAATCTCAGAAGCATTTTATAG
- a CDS encoding M20 family metallopeptidase gives MREDSKPEETILPDRDYLMDLLKNIISFRTVAPPGDCYQEIVEWLEPIFRDMGFETTKMKMPAEVFAAKCSDSRLVGDRYNLQADLSVGAEKTLVIYAHLDVVPAEGEWDTDPFCAVQKNGRVYGRGVSDCKGSVAALVAALKALLSKKKPKYNLSILLTTDEEVGGYSGLCYLTDLGQVKGDLMLCMDGFSDDVGIGSNGIITWDVMVKGRSAHSGSSFLGVNAVERSILVMERLIDLKKVVQARRSRLPASSPVKSVGIENLMPILNITMINGGVKENIVPDRCVLRGDRRVIPEERMEEAMEEIERALEPLRSEGIDFELKFYPGYPPMSVDPEHAWVNEVREAVERRMGFMPQLSAAQGSLDQAYATEKTGIPTCVYGVGRQLESNIHAPNENVRIADLEGYTKFLIELLQ, from the coding sequence ATGCGAGAAGATTCAAAGCCCGAAGAGACCATTCTTCCAGATCGAGATTATCTTATGGATCTGCTCAAGAATATCATAAGTTTCAGGACGGTCGCCCCTCCAGGAGACTGCTATCAGGAGATAGTGGAGTGGCTGGAGCCCATATTCAGGGATATGGGATTTGAGACGACCAAAATGAAGATGCCCGCGGAGGTATTTGCCGCCAAATGCAGTGATAGCCGGCTGGTAGGAGACCGGTACAACCTCCAGGCCGATTTATCGGTTGGAGCGGAAAAGACCCTGGTGATATATGCCCACCTGGATGTGGTGCCGGCAGAGGGCGAATGGGACACCGATCCATTCTGTGCGGTGCAGAAGAACGGCCGGGTCTATGGCCGGGGGGTCTCAGACTGCAAGGGATCGGTCGCGGCCCTCGTCGCTGCTCTGAAGGCGCTTTTGTCCAAGAAAAAGCCCAAGTACAATCTGAGCATTCTCTTGACCACCGATGAGGAGGTTGGAGGCTACTCCGGCCTGTGCTATCTGACTGATCTGGGCCAGGTGAAAGGGGATCTGATGCTCTGCATGGATGGCTTTTCCGATGACGTGGGGATCGGGAGCAATGGCATCATAACCTGGGATGTAATGGTTAAAGGTCGGTCGGCCCACAGCGGATCGAGCTTCCTGGGGGTCAATGCGGTAGAAAGGTCGATTTTGGTCATGGAGAGGCTTATAGACCTGAAGAAGGTGGTACAAGCCAGACGGTCCCGCCTTCCCGCCAGCTCGCCGGTGAAATCGGTGGGAATAGAGAACCTCATGCCAATCCTCAATATCACCATGATCAATGGAGGGGTCAAAGAGAACATAGTGCCCGATAGGTGCGTTCTCCGGGGGGATCGCAGGGTGATACCGGAGGAGAGGATGGAAGAGGCGATGGAGGAGATCGAGAGGGCGCTGGAGCCATTGAGGTCAGAGGGTATCGACTTTGAGCTGAAGTTCTATCCCGGATATCCGCCCATGAGCGTTGACCCGGAGCATGCCTGGGTGAATGAGGTGAGGGAAGCAGTGGAGAGGAGGATGGGATTTATGCCCCAGCTCTCAGCAGCCCAGGGAAGCTTAGACCAGGCCTATGCCACAGAGAAGACGGGGATTCCCACCTGCGTCTACGGCGTGGGCCGGCAGCTGGAGAGCAATATCCATGCTCCAAATGAGAACGTGCGCATAGCTGATCTGGAAGGGTATACCAAATTCTTAATTGAGCTATTGCAGTAG
- the mobB gene encoding molybdopterin-guanine dinucleotide biosynthesis protein B, with amino-acid sequence MKVIAVVGTKKTGKTTLVEALVRSLAKHGKVGTVKNMVDHPVDRGDTRRHFDAGADVVIGLGEARLLVRRDRGDLESALAELEREGMDYAVVEGFKNSSLFKIVMADIEVSNMVRRVRLPEVDEDLVAELAEMVRGMEDYKTAG; translated from the coding sequence ATGAAGGTCATAGCGGTTGTCGGGACCAAGAAGACGGGAAAGACCACCCTGGTGGAGGCGCTGGTAAGATCCCTGGCAAAGCACGGAAAGGTGGGGACAGTCAAGAACATGGTCGATCATCCCGTGGACCGGGGGGACACCAGAAGGCACTTCGATGCTGGGGCGGATGTGGTCATAGGTCTGGGCGAGGCGCGCCTTTTGGTAAGACGGGATCGGGGAGACCTGGAGTCTGCCCTGGCGGAGCTGGAGAGAGAGGGGATGGACTATGCGGTGGTGGAGGGCTTCAAGAACAGCTCTCTATTCAAGATCGTCATGGCGGATATAGAGGTGTCGAACATGGTGCGAAGGGTGAGGCTCCCTGAGGTGGACGAGGACCTGGTGGCGGAGCTCGCTGAGATGGTCCGGGGGATGGAGGACTACAAAACAGCGGGCTAG
- a CDS encoding 4Fe-4S binding protein: MPCRCHRPDHSEVIDTNKCITCCACIKLCPENARTMKPGLVRDARPRGCISGTGSERSRNVFYDEHRMLIMAALR; the protein is encoded by the coding sequence ATGCCCTGTAGGTGCCATCGCCCGGACCACAGCGAGGTGATCGATACAAATAAATGCATCACTTGTTGCGCCTGTATCAAGCTCTGCCCGGAGAATGCGAGGACGATGAAACCTGGCCTGGTCAGGGACGCGCGTCCAAGAGGCTGCATCTCCGGCACTGGAAGCGAAAGGAGCCGGAATGTTTTCTATGATGAGCACCGCATGCTAATAATGGCGGCTCTTCGCTGA
- a CDS encoding 4Fe-4S binding protein, protein MRQGRRKGLDRRAFILEVSDACIQCGICAEACPVGAIARTTAR, encoded by the coding sequence ATGCGTCAAGGTCGTCGGAAGGGCCTGGATCGGAGAGCATTCATTCTCGAGGTGAGTGATGCCTGTATCCAGTGCGGGATCTGTGCAGAGGCATGCCCTGTAGGTGCCATCGCCCGGACCACAGCGAGGTGA
- a CDS encoding transporter substrate-binding domain-containing protein, with the protein MNISIANIPCLAADQTTSAEDLTYITEQYPPYTFQEDGKLQGISVDLLERIWQKMGVDLNRSIILLLPWTEGYQRTLSENNTVLFTTARLPEREQLFKWVGPAASGRDVLLAKRDKNVTIADPQDLKKYKIGAIKDDVVVERLLNSGLMREDLILENASAPIIEKLEDGSIDAWAYNDLAGIVLIQEAGANVSNYEIAYVLAQNDAYFAFNKETPDSVVRSFQEALDSIREEKDANGVFMLLQIQADLQGSLNDLDSDIANAAQNLSTAGLEGDAARRVLGELIGTNSNISNAVTIGKDGKIIVAEGRGSERAEGADISNQEHIARLLQTKIPVFSKQLPLVEGYNGTSIAYPVFSPHGEFLGGISAIIEPDKLLDAIVAPHLYYDVSNRSNITDYSFWSMHLDGLIAHDRDESQIGKYLFEDPLYAPYPGLLALGERIIVDRSGHGSYSFQVTEEDKKAVTKDTYWTTAGLHGREWRLVITKILQ; encoded by the coding sequence GTGAATATTTCGATAGCTAATATCCCATGCTTGGCTGCTGATCAGACAACGTCAGCGGAGGATCTGACCTATATTACCGAGCAATATCCACCTTACACTTTTCAAGAAGACGGCAAATTGCAGGGGATTTCCGTAGATCTTCTCGAAAGGATATGGCAAAAAATGGGCGTTGACCTTAATAGGAGCATAATATTGCTTCTTCCCTGGACAGAAGGCTATCAGAGGACATTAAGCGAAAATAATACCGTTCTCTTTACAACGGCCAGGCTTCCCGAGAGAGAGCAGCTATTCAAGTGGGTGGGGCCTGCTGCCTCTGGCAGGGATGTTCTCTTGGCAAAGAGGGATAAAAATGTCACCATTGCAGATCCACAAGATCTGAAAAAATATAAAATAGGGGCTATCAAGGATGATGTGGTGGTCGAAAGGCTTCTTAACAGCGGCTTGATGAGGGAGGATCTGATTCTTGAGAACGCATCTGCACCGATTATCGAGAAGCTGGAAGATGGTAGCATTGATGCCTGGGCATATAATGACTTAGCAGGTATCGTGCTTATCCAGGAGGCTGGTGCAAATGTAAGCAATTACGAGATAGCATACGTACTCGCCCAAAACGATGCCTACTTCGCATTTAATAAAGAGACTCCTGATTCAGTAGTGCGGTCTTTCCAAGAAGCTCTGGATAGCATCAGAGAGGAGAAAGATGCAAACGGTGTCTTTATGCTTCTTCAGATTCAGGCGGATTTGCAGGGAAGCCTGAATGATTTAGATTCGGATATTGCTAATGCTGCTCAAAATCTCTCAACAGCAGGCCTCGAGGGAGATGCTGCTCGCAGAGTTCTTGGTGAGCTGATAGGGACTAACTCAAACATAAGCAATGCAGTCACAATTGGCAAGGATGGAAAGATCATCGTAGCTGAAGGCAGAGGAAGCGAGAGAGCCGAAGGAGCCGATATAAGTAACCAGGAACATATTGCCCGCTTATTGCAGACCAAAATCCCTGTGTTTAGCAAACAGCTGCCATTGGTAGAGGGATACAACGGCACATCAATTGCGTATCCGGTATTCTCCCCGCATGGGGAATTCCTGGGGGGCATCAGTGCCATCATTGAACCAGACAAACTGCTAGATGCCATTGTAGCACCCCATCTCTACTATGATGTCTCTAACAGGAGCAATATCACTGACTACAGCTTCTGGTCAATGCATCTGGATGGTCTAATTGCCCACGACCGAGATGAGAGCCAGATAGGGAAGTATCTATTCGAGGACCCGCTTTATGCGCCATATCCCGGCCTGCTGGCCTTGGGAGAGAGGATAATCGTGGACAGGTCCGGGCACGGAAGCTATAGCTTCCAGGTCACTGAAGAAGATAAGAAGGCAGTGACCAAGGACACATACTGGACTACAGCTGGGCTGCATGGCAGGGAATGGAGGCTGGTCATCACCAAGATACTGCAGTAA
- a CDS encoding ABC transporter substrate-binding protein, with protein sequence MEGASEQTVKIGAIYNQVGSQSPLDLPSARGAGLAVDEINRLGGIDGKEIELILCDGKSDTANVGECAKALIAENVSAIIGLSDTDMVLAAGPITSAAGIPFVTSGATSPRLAEENEGLFLACFGDNVQARAGAEYAFNEMGIKTCSLLVDGDMEFARLLAYYFKERYADLGGEIIMEAFINDSDQAILSQEVSDAHSEMIYLAAGPEEAKAVIEALRKADIDSPIFGGDSLDSLDLRRDGMGRIIFSTHALLDENSSRTGEFVRAYKSEYGYPPENAFSALGYDAVKLLAEAIDRAGSSDPEAIFQALGNTSGFSGVTGDISYQDDCRIPNKDVTIVSLIDGEIADLEVMQSTNMPLISG encoded by the coding sequence ATGGAGGGAGCATCTGAACAGACGGTAAAGATCGGGGCGATATACAACCAGGTGGGGTCGCAATCGCCCTTGGATCTGCCGTCCGCCAGGGGAGCTGGGCTTGCAGTTGATGAGATCAACAGACTTGGTGGAATCGATGGCAAAGAGATCGAACTGATCTTATGTGATGGCAAGAGCGATACTGCAAATGTTGGTGAATGCGCAAAAGCCCTTATCGCAGAAAACGTCTCGGCAATAATAGGCCTGAGTGACACAGATATGGTCCTAGCAGCAGGACCAATCACATCTGCCGCAGGGATACCTTTTGTCACATCAGGAGCAACTTCTCCCAGACTGGCAGAGGAGAATGAAGGCCTGTTCTTGGCATGCTTTGGCGACAATGTCCAAGCCAGAGCGGGGGCTGAGTATGCCTTTAATGAGATGGGAATCAAAACATGCTCACTTCTAGTGGATGGGGATATGGAATTCGCTCGCCTCCTGGCCTACTATTTCAAGGAACGATATGCAGATCTGGGAGGAGAAATCATCATGGAAGCCTTCATCAATGATTCAGATCAGGCGATTCTGAGCCAGGAAGTCTCTGATGCGCATTCTGAGATGATTTACCTTGCAGCAGGACCGGAAGAGGCCAAGGCTGTGATCGAAGCTCTGCGGAAGGCCGACATTGATAGTCCTATATTTGGCGGCGATAGCCTCGATTCGCTTGACTTGAGGCGAGATGGGATGGGAAGGATCATCTTTTCGACACATGCCCTTCTGGATGAAAACTCCTCCCGCACAGGTGAATTCGTTCGGGCCTACAAATCCGAGTACGGATATCCTCCTGAGAACGCCTTCTCTGCTCTGGGATATGATGCAGTCAAACTTCTGGCCGAGGCCATTGACAGGGCTGGATCGAGCGATCCGGAGGCGATTTTTCAGGCCCTTGGAAATACTTCAGGGTTTAGTGGAGTGACAGGGGATATAAGCTACCAGGATGACTGTCGCATACCTAACAAGGACGTAACCATAGTATCGCTGATAGATGGGGAAATTGCTGATTTGGAAGTGATGCAATCCACGAATATGCCGCTTATATCTGGATAG